The following are encoded together in the Trichomycterus rosablanca isolate fTriRos1 chromosome 19, fTriRos1.hap1, whole genome shotgun sequence genome:
- the tmem240a gene encoding transmembrane protein 240, which translates to MHMITTTMIFMILGASIVMAIACLMDMNALLDRFHNYILPHLRGEDRVCHCNCGRHHVHYVIPYDGDHSLVDSSENYFVSDSVTKQEMDLMLGLLLGFCISWLLLWLDGALHCAVRAWRASRYYDTPSWSWLPQFCNLRDLRRRTQLRQLEDSSGNMVHIKQKLYHNGHPSPRHL; encoded by the exons ATGCATATGATCACAACCACCATGATTTTTATGATCCTTGGTGCTTCTATTGTAATG GCGATAGCGTGTCTAATGGACATGAACGCACTGCTGGACCGCTTTCACAACTACATCTTACCGCATTTACGAGGCGAGGACCGCGTCTGCCATTGCAACTGTGGAAG ACACCATGTGCATTATGTAATTCCCTATGATGGGGACCATTCATTGGTGGACTCATCTGAGAACTACTTTGTGAGTGACAGTGTGACCAAGCAGGAAATGGACCTCATGCTGGGGCTGCTGTTGGGCTTCTGTATCAGCTGGTTGTTGCTGTGGCTGGATGGAGCGTTACACTGTGCTGTAAGGGCCTGGAGAGCCAGTCGCTACTACG ACACACCATCCTGGTCCTGGCTCCCACAGTTCTGCAACTTGCGGGATCTCCGTAGACGTACACAGTTACGACAGTTGGAGGACTCCAGTGGAAACATGGTGCATATCAAGCAGAAGCTCTATCATAATGGTCATCCAAGCCCCCGTCACCTATGA
- the LOC134333854 gene encoding zinc finger BED domain-containing protein 4-like, whose product MEPPRKRRTSPVWEHFELFAQNKVRCLLCHKELTYSNNTSSMIRHYRAIHDHAQSAASGPDTSQNSRKKIVDDALVNMVIKDSQPFSIVEDVGFKELIHVLEPTYVLPTRQALKAMVDKQYEEAKEKAKKTLQKVMSVSLTSDMWTSINMEAYLAVTCHFIDEEDQLGTILLGVEHFPSTHTAENLAMAHSRFMEEWGIKDKTKCIVTDAAANMIACVNNLNVRHALCVAHNLNLIVKKSFEEVPGLSELRAKCRKMVTYFRTSTTAKETLTQVQKQMGLPSLKMILEVDTRWNSTYLMLERLYNLREPVGAALASLRTEITPPTSLEYEIIKETIQVLGAFQQATIELSGEKWVSASKVIPMLKMLSHTTQNKTKSLTSSMARQLGANLVRRVIDRSLKAEAITVRTMPTLLDPRFKKLGFLSSTKLEEAITRLKGNCAEIIRNTPSSTPLQLQEAIQTDQSSDSGDLWHLLDSNVGQSRQNSSAIVDATIEVDRYLSEVNLPRQEYPLMYWSKHKYIYPHLYKLAQMFLCIPASSVPCERVFSKAGEIVSKKRNRLNPNTVKKLIFLNKNQ is encoded by the exons ATGGAGCCACCCAGAAAGAGGAGGACTTCTCCTGTCTGGGAACATTTTGAATTGTTTGCTCAAAACAAG GTAAGGTGCTTGCTGTGTCATAAGGAGCTCACTTACAGCAACAACACATCCTCCATGATAAGGCATTACAGAGCAATACATGATCATGCACAGTCTGCTGCCAGTGGTCCAGACACCagtcaaa ATTCCAGAAAGAAAATAGTGGATGATGCCCTGGTCAATATGGTCATCAAAGACTCACAACCCTTTTCCATTGTGGAAGATGTGGGCTTTAAGGAATTAATTCATGTACTGGAACCGACATATGTTCTACCAACCAGACAG GCTCTAAAGGCAATGGTGGACAAGCAGTATGAGGAGGCTAAGGAGAAGGCCAAGAAGACACTGCAAAAAGTCATGTCTGTCAGCCTTACATCTGACATGTGGACTTCAATCAATATGGAAGCATACCTTGCAGTCACTTGTCATTTCATTGATGAAGAGGACCAGCTAGGGACAATTTTGCTTGGGGTAGAGCATTTTCCAAGTACCCATACTGCAGAGAACCTAGCAATGGCTCATTCAAGATTCATGGAGGAGTGGGGCATAAAggacaaaactaaatgtatagTGACAGATGCTGCAGCCAACATGATTGCTTGTGTTAACAATTTAAATGTTAGACATGCTCTATGTGTCGCTCACAATCTAAATCTTATAGTAAAAAAGTCCTTTGAAGAAGTACCAGGCCTGTCTGAGTTGAGGGCAAAATGTCGCAAAATGGTTACTTATTTTAGAACCAGCACGACTGCCAAGGAAACATTGACGCAGGTACAAAAGCAGATGGGCCTCCCATCTCTTAAAATGATATTAGAAGTGGACACCAGGTGGAACAGCACATATCTCATGCTGGAGCGCCTGTATAACCTTAGAGAGCCAGTTGGAGCAGCTCTGGCCTCTCTAAGGACTGAAATAACCCCTCCAACATCTCTGGAATATGAAATAATTAAAGAGACAATTCAGGTTCTTGGTGCATTTCAGCAGGCTACCATAGAGCTGTCAGGGGAGAAATGGGTAAGTGCATCCAAGGTAATACCAATGCTCAAGATGCTAAGCCACACTACCCAGAACAAGACTAAGAGCTTGACCTCGAGCATGGCAAGGCAACTTGGAGCGAATCTGGTACGCCGGGTAATAGACCGCTCTTTAAAGGCAGAGGCAATAACTGTCAGGACCATGCCAACTCTGCTGGATCCGAGGtttaaaaagctgggattcTTGAGCtccactaaattggaagaagcTATAACAAGGTTAAAAGGGAATTGTGCTGAAATCATCAGAAACACTCCCTCATCAACCCCCCTTCAGCTACAAGAGGCCATACAAACAGACCAATCATCTGACAGTG GTGACCTTTGGCATTTGCTAGACTCCAATGTGGGACAGAGCAGGCAGAATTCGAGTGCAATAGTTGATGCAACCATTGAAGTTGACAGATACTTATCTGAAGTAAACCTGCCCAGACAAGAATATCCACTCATGTACTGGagcaaacataaatatatatatccaCATTTATATAAGTTGGCACAAATGTTTTTATGCATTCCAGCCTCCTCAGTGCCATGTGAAAGGGTATTCTCTAAGGCTGGggagattgtatccaaaaaaaggAATCGCCTAAACCCCAACACTGTTAAAAagcttatatttttaaataaaaatcaataa